The DNA region TGCCACCGGAGGAACTGCAAAGGATGGCAGGATAGAGCTCCAGGGAGATCATAGGGATCGTGTCAAAGGAATATTGGTTGAAATGGGGTTCCCAGCTGATAATATAACTGTTATAGAGTAAATTCTCAATAACTCAATAACTTGAAGGGGAATCCCTCACCATTAAGTTTCTCTAAAACATTATTAACTGACTTCCCACTGGGGGCTTCAGCGTAAACTTCTATCTTTGCCCATCCAGGTTCTAAGACCAGGCTTATTCTGTCGTGCCTGACGTCTATGATATTGAGCCTTGCTAGGGCTAGTAATTCCAAAACCCTATTCAGGGATCCGGGTTCATCCGGTATTAATCCTTCTAATCTAACTATCCTACGCCCTCTTCCAAGCTCATAGTTGATCACCCGCACAAGCCTGGTTGGATCAATATTGCCGCCGGATATTATGAGTAGGACTTTCTCATCTTTCCTAACCTCGACTTTACCAGTTAACATAGCTGCGAGAGGAGCTGCACCTGCTCCCTCAGCCAAAGTTTTGTTACGCTCGAGAAGCAGGTAAATTGCTTCGCTTACCTCTTTATCATCCACTGTAATCACCTCATCTATATAGCTGGATATAATCTCGAACGTTAATTCCCCGGGAATCTTAACTACCAGTCCATCCATAATACCGGGATGAGCGGGAACCTTAATAGGATGCCCATACTTTAGGCTCTCAGTGAACTTTGGAGCATAACTAGGTTCAACGCCTATTATCCTCGTTTTATTACCCCATAAATGCCTAGCCACAGTTATTAGACCAGACGCTAAGCCTCCTCCTCCAACAGGAGTTATAATAGTGTCTGGCGGTTCTCCAAGTTGCTTAAAGGCTTCGAGAAGAATAGTCCCCTGACCCGCTATTACTTTCGGGTCATCGAAAGGGTGAATAAACGTATACCCCTTCTCTTCTACAATCTCCATTGCTTTTTTCAATGCATCATCATACACTCTTCCATACAATACCACTTCAGCACCATAATTCCTAGTAGCCTCGATCTTTGAGATAGGAGCTGTCTCAGGCATAACGATAATAGATGAAATGCCTTGCCTCGATGCTGCAAATGCTACACCCTGAGCATGATTTCCTGCACTCGCAGCAACAACCCCCTTTCTTTCCTCTCTAGGAATACTCCATATCCTATAGTACGCGCCTCTCACCTTGAAGGATCCCGTCTTCTGTAAATTCTCAAGCTTCAGGAACACCCTTGCTCCGACGATTTTCGAGTATGTTGCAGAGAAATCGAGTGGCGTAGTATGTATGGCTTTTGACAATACTTCCCGTGCTTGAATAGCATCCCTAAAAATCTCTTCAATATTCATGGTTCTACACCTGAGAAGACCCGTGACACCTTGTTTTATACAACCATAGATGTATTAATATATGCCCCATGTCTCATTGTTCTAGACGGATCAAAAGGTGCAGGCATTGGAGCTGACGGCGCTGGACAACCAGCAGGTAAAAGATATTAAGAAAATTATTGTAGACGAGTGGCTGCAAGCGAAGGACATGATTGATGATAAACTAAAGGAGTTCTCCATAGATAAGCATGGTCAAGTACTCGAGATCCAGAGGTATATAACTGAAGGGGGTAAAAGGTTCAGAGGCTTCCTCACTATACTTACAACCAAAGCCTTGGGAGGCGATCCATTAGAGGCCCTAGATGCTGCCGTCGCTGTAGAGCTGGTGCAAGCCGCTTCTCTCGCACTTGACGATATTGTTGATGTAGACGAGTTCAGAAGGAATAAAAAGGCGAGTTGGATAGCCCATGGGGTATCTAAAACTGTACTAGTAAGCGTTCTTATAATCTCGGTAGCCCAAAGAATTGTTGAGAAATACGGGTTCAAGGCCATAATGCATGTAATTAGAGCCTGGGAGCAAACAACTAGAGGAGAAGTAGCCGACAGT from Candidatus Tiamatella incendiivivens includes:
- the ilvA gene encoding threonine ammonia-lyase — translated: MNIEEIFRDAIQAREVLSKAIHTTPLDFSATYSKIVGARVFLKLENLQKTGSFKVRGAYYRIWSIPREERKGVVAASAGNHAQGVAFAASRQGISSIIVMPETAPISKIEATRNYGAEVVLYGRVYDDALKKAMEIVEEKGYTFIHPFDDPKVIAGQGTILLEAFKQLGEPPDTIITPVGGGGLASGLITVARHLWGNKTRIIGVEPSYAPKFTESLKYGHPIKVPAHPGIMDGLVVKIPGELTFEIISSYIDEVITVDDKEVSEAIYLLLERNKTLAEGAGAAPLAAMLTGKVEVRKDEKVLLIISGGNIDPTRLVRVINYELGRGRRIVRLEGLIPDEPGSLNRVLELLALARLNIIDVRHDRISLVLEPGWAKIEVYAEAPSGKSVNNVLEKLNGEGFPFKLLSY
- a CDS encoding polyprenyl synthetase family protein; protein product: MELTALDNQQVKDIKKIIVDEWLQAKDMIDDKLKEFSIDKHGQVLEIQRYITEGGKRFRGFLTILTTKALGGDPLEALDAAVAVELVQAASLALDDIVDVDEFRRNKKASWIAHGVSKTVLVSVLIISVAQRIVEKYGFKAIMHVIRAWEQTTRGEVADSFLYPILKPEDYENVAIYKTGALFRLAVILGAISSGEDEYIDILNKYGDSLGLAYQIADDMVDLANVLPDSTKWGDLQSGVRLFVKYLDPNRNWKESEVPDYRYYIERGIEKLKVVIEEAGKLLWSLPDNKYTRALALIPYFMSEKMLEEANLSLGYGF